A stretch of DNA from Nitrospirota bacterium:
GGATGGGCCCTCTCTCCAAGCGCCCCACCGGGGCCCTGATATCGGACAGAAGGGGTGCGGCCACTCCCTACGCCCTGTTTCACCTGCAGCCCCGGGGCACCCTTTTCATCCCGGAGGGGACCCAGGTCTACGAGGGGATGATCATCGGGGAGAGCTCCCGGGACGCCGACCTGGACGTCAACGTCACCAGGGAGAAAAAGCTCACCAACATGCGGGCGGCCGGGGCGGACGAGGCCATCAAGCTCATCCCTCCGAGGACCCTCTCGGTCGAGCACGCCCTGGAGTTCATCAGGGAGGACGAGCTTCTGGAGGTCACCCCTGCTTCCCTCAGGCTCAGAAAGAAGGTGCTCGAAGCCAACAAGCGCCCCAGGAGAAAAGGCGCCGCCGCGACGGCTTAGGGAAAAAGTCGGAAAGGGCGGTGCCGAAGCCGGCCCTCTGCGGGCCGGAAGAGGGGACCGCTCAGTCGGAGGCGGAGGGCCTTACCCGTCCTCCTCGTGAGCGCAGGCGTAACACATCCACTTCCTCTCCGCCGCGTACCAGTTAAGCTCGCCCCCGCAGTCCGGACAGGGCTTCCGGCGCTTCTCCCCGGCGGTGCCTTCCCCCGCCATGGGGTTTTTTACCTCGCCCACATAGGCATCCGGAGGGGGTTCCGGCGCGGGCTCGTTCTCGGCGGGCGGGACAGGGGTCGGGGCCCGGACATCGGCCGTCTCGGCGCGGGGGGCCGCTTTCTCGCTGCTTTCCCCTTCCCCGCGGCCTTCGATCTTGCCCTTCACCCATCTTATCCGGCGCGCCAGGTCCTCGGCCATGTCGTCGAACTTCCCTTCGGCCTCTGCGGCCTCCTTCTCCCCGGCGGCCACTACCTCCAGTATCCTTTTCTCCTCGGCCTCCAGCTCCCGCACCCTCTCCTCTAGGCGGCCTATCTGGCCCCGCACCTCCCCCGCCCGCGCCTGAAGCACCTTGAGCTCGCCCTGCCATTTGGCCAGCCGCTTGGAGAAGCCCCCTTTCTGCCGGGCCACTTCTTCGAGCTGGCGGTCGGCCGCTTTGAGGACGTCCTCGCGCGTGAGGCCCGATGCATGGGTGAAGGCCTTCAGGGCCGCGGAATAGCGCTTCTGTTCCTCGGGGATGATATCCACGAAGGACTCGACCAGCTCGAGGAACTTCACGAGCTCAGCGCCCGCCCTCTCCACCTCGGCCTCGATCTGCTCGAGAAGCCGCCCGCTGAGAATCGCAGGCTCCCCCTGGGCCGGTGAAAACGTCCCCCGCCCCGGCATCCTTTCCCTGTCCACTTCCTCGAAAAGGGCGTCGGTCAGCCGCGAGATGATGCCCCTTTTCTTCTCTTCTCCGCCTCCGCTCATTCGGCTCCTTTCCCTGTCATCATATACCATGAGCAGCCCGGATGCGGGTGCGCCCCGTCACAACGGGCCTTTTCACAACGGGCCTTTCTCTTGCCGCTCGCTTTTTCCCCTGTATTTCCGCTCCTCCACATCCTCCCGCTCCAAATCCTCCGCCACGTCTCATGGCCATCCCACAGGTCCGGCCATGCGCTTCCGGAGCCCTCCCCTCTCCTCACATAAAGCCGGCACCGTCATGCCGGACATTGAATACGCGGAAGAACACCATCCGGCCAGGAACGGGCCGAAAGAAGCGGCCCGGAGGATGGGCGGAAGCACCGTCGGGGAGGGCAAAGCGCCTCACCCTCCCGCACGCCGGCCCCTGTCACCCCTCGCGCTTCAGGCCCCGCAGGGCCCGGTAGACGGCCGAGAAGTCCTCTCCGCCCAGCCCCTGGGGGAAGCCCAGGGCGAAGACCTCCTTGACCGCGCTGCCCGTAAACAGGGGCATCCCCACCTCCCGGGCGAGGTCCTGGAGATAATGGAGGTCCTTGTACATGAGGGCTCCGGAGAAATGGCAGGAGAAGTCCTCCTTGAGGAGCTTGTCCTTCTTGGCGTTCATGACGGCGGAGTTCCCCGCCCCCGCGGCCAGAATGTCCAGTGCCTCCTCCTTCGGGATGCCGGCCTCCTCAGCCAGGGACGCCGCCTCGGCGATGCCCCCCATCAGAACACCCAGGACCAGGTTGTTGATGAGCTTCATCCGGGTCGCCCTGCCGGCTTCCCTCAGGTAGAAGACGTTCTTCCCGATGAGCTCGAGGTACGGCCGGGCGCGCTCGAAGGCGGCCTCCTCGCCGCTTGCCATCACCGTGAGGGTGCCCCGGCTGGCGGGCACCACGCTCCCGGCCACCGGGCTTTCCACGTAGAAGGCCCCCTGCTCTCTCAGGATGCGGTGGAAATCCAGCACGTCCCGGAAGTGGTTCGTCGTGGTGTCCACGACGACTTTCCCTTTCTTCTCCGGACAGCCCGCAAAGCCGTTCTCCCCGGTGAGGACGGAGCGCACCGCGTCGCTGTCAAAGAGGTTCATGAAGGCAAGGTCGGCGCTTGCGAAGACCTCGGCGGGTGATTCGGCCACGGGCACGCCCAGGTCCAGGGCCTTCCGCCGGGTCCTGTTCCAGAGCACAAGCTCCACCCCTTCGTCCCGGAGACGCCCGGCCATGGCCCGCCCCAGATGGCCAATCCCGATGAATCCCGCTTTCATGAACGACACCTCCTCGCCAAATGTGATAGACCGGTCTTCCTTACGCACATGGTATCACATGCACTGCGCGGCGTCTGGGGGCGTGGTGCAAATCGGGCCGGCTTGTAATATAATAAGACCTTGATTTCCCGGAACTCTTACTCTCGATTGGAGGTTTCCATGGTCAAGGTTTACTATGACAAGGACGCGAAGCTCTCCGTTTTGAAGCAAAAGACCGTGGCCGTCCTGGGTTACGGCAGCCAGGGGCACGCCCATGCGGGCAACCTCAAGGACAGCGGCATGAAGGTCGTGGTGGGGGCGCGGAAGGGCCCGAGCTGGGAGAAGGCAAGGAAGGCGGGCTTCACCGTCAAAACACCCGCCGAGGCGGCCCGGGCGGCCGACGTCGTCATGATGCTTCTGCCCGACGAGTACATGGCCGACATCTACCGTGAGGAGGTGGCCCCCCACATGAAGGACGGCGTCTCCCTGGCCTTCGCCCACGGCTTCAACATCCATTACGGCCAGATCGTCCCGCCCGCCGGGGCCAACGTCTTCATGGTCGCCCCCAAGGGCCCCGGCCATCTCGTCCGGAGCGAATACACAAAGGGCAGCGGCGTACCCTGCCTGATAGCCGTGCACCAGGACCCCTCGGGCAAGACGAGGGACGTGGCCCTGGCCTACGCGGCTGCCATCGGCGGAGGCAAGGCGGGCATCATCGAAACCACTTTCCGCGAGGAGACCGAAACGGACCTCTTCGGGGAGCAGGCCGTCCTCTGCGGCGGCGTGACCGCCCTTATCCAGGCGGGTTTCGAGACCCTGGTGGAAGCCGGCTACGCGCCGGAGATGGCCTATTTCGAGTGCCTCCACGAGGTCAAGCTCATCGTGGACCTCATCTACGAAGGAGGCATCTCCAACATGCGCTACTCCGTCAGCAACACCGCCCAGTACGGCGACCTCACCCGCGGCCCCCGGGTCATCACCGCCGAGACCAGGGAGGAGATGAAGAAAATCCTCGACGAGGTCCAGTCCGGCGCCTTCGCCCGGGAGTGGATACTGGAGTGCAAGGCGGGCAAGCCCGTCTTCAACGCCCTGACGCGCCGGGGCCAGGAGCACCGCATCGAGGAGGTGGGCGGCAAGCTCCGCGCCATGATGCCCTGGCTCAAGAAAGGCAAGCTCGTTGACAGGAAGAAGGCCTGAGGAGGCCTCGGGATGAGGCTGGCCCCCGAGGGGTATCCCTTCATCGGGAT
This window harbors:
- a CDS encoding NAD(P)-dependent oxidoreductase, producing the protein MTFGEEVSFMKAGFIGIGHLGRAMAGRLRDEGVELVLWNRTRRKALDLGVPVAESPAEVFASADLAFMNLFDSDAVRSVLTGENGFAGCPEKKGKVVVDTTTNHFRDVLDFHRILREQGAFYVESPVAGSVVPASRGTLTVMASGEEAAFERARPYLELIGKNVFYLREAGRATRMKLINNLVLGVLMGGIAEAASLAEEAGIPKEEALDILAAGAGNSAVMNAKKDKLLKEDFSCHFSGALMYKDLHYLQDLAREVGMPLFTGSAVKEVFALGFPQGLGGEDFSAVYRALRGLKREG
- the ilvC gene encoding ketol-acid reductoisomerase, producing the protein MVKVYYDKDAKLSVLKQKTVAVLGYGSQGHAHAGNLKDSGMKVVVGARKGPSWEKARKAGFTVKTPAEAARAADVVMMLLPDEYMADIYREEVAPHMKDGVSLAFAHGFNIHYGQIVPPAGANVFMVAPKGPGHLVRSEYTKGSGVPCLIAVHQDPSGKTRDVALAYAAAIGGGKAGIIETTFREETETDLFGEQAVLCGGVTALIQAGFETLVEAGYAPEMAYFECLHEVKLIVDLIYEGGISNMRYSVSNTAQYGDLTRGPRVITAETREEMKKILDEVQSGAFAREWILECKAGKPVFNALTRRGQEHRIEEVGGKLRAMMPWLKKGKLVDRKKA